In one window of bacterium DNA:
- a CDS encoding AbgT family transporter has protein sequence MSVKKRSLFSRSLDVVEKVGNALPHPATIFALLAFLVVIASAIAAALGLTAVHPGTGESISVRSLLTGEGIRWMFENVEHNFVAFPPLGLVLVAMIGIGVAEGSGLISVLIRALVLKAPRRLITMALVAAGVLSHLASEAGYVVLIPLGAVIFLALGRHPMAGLAAAFAGVSGGFAANFLIGSVDPVLAGLTQTAAHIIDPSVKINVAVNFYFMFVSAIMVVIVGTFVTEKIVEPRLGSYSGTEQSMELETLTPTERRGIIWSLLSVLLVLTAFAVTVIPENGLLRAAGVEMLHSSFFEGMITAIMIFFLIPGMVYGYVTGSIRSDKDGIKQMISSMSHMATYIVLVFFAAQFVYYFGYSNLGLIIAIEGASFLGNIGLTGIPLMLAFIVVSAFINMFMGSASAKWAIMAPVFVPMFMLLGYHPALTQMVFRIGDSLTNVITPMMSYFALIVAFAEKYDEDYGIGTIISTMLPYSIVFGLFWTLLLIAWMLLGLPVGPDGPLHYTAG, from the coding sequence ATGTCTGTAAAGAAACGCTCCCTGTTCAGCCGATCTCTCGATGTCGTCGAGAAAGTAGGCAACGCTCTTCCCCACCCCGCCACCATTTTTGCCCTTCTTGCTTTCCTGGTCGTCATTGCGTCCGCCATTGCGGCGGCGCTCGGACTGACTGCCGTGCACCCCGGTACCGGGGAAAGCATCAGTGTGCGCAGTCTTCTCACCGGTGAAGGCATCCGCTGGATGTTCGAAAATGTCGAACACAATTTCGTCGCTTTTCCACCACTCGGACTCGTGCTGGTCGCCATGATCGGTATCGGCGTCGCGGAGGGATCAGGACTGATCAGCGTCCTCATCCGTGCACTGGTGCTCAAAGCGCCACGGCGCCTGATCACCATGGCGCTGGTTGCCGCCGGGGTGCTCAGTCACCTCGCCTCGGAAGCGGGATACGTAGTGTTGATTCCCCTCGGTGCGGTGATTTTCCTCGCCCTCGGACGGCATCCCATGGCCGGACTCGCCGCGGCTTTCGCCGGTGTGAGCGGGGGCTTCGCTGCAAACTTCCTGATCGGCAGTGTCGATCCGGTGCTGGCGGGACTCACACAGACGGCAGCACATATCATCGATCCGAGCGTCAAGATCAACGTGGCCGTCAATTTCTACTTCATGTTCGTTTCCGCCATCATGGTCGTGATCGTGGGTACGTTCGTGACCGAAAAGATCGTCGAGCCACGACTCGGCAGCTACAGCGGGACGGAACAATCGATGGAGCTGGAGACGCTCACACCGACAGAGCGCCGCGGCATCATCTGGTCGCTGCTGTCGGTGCTGCTTGTACTTACCGCGTTCGCGGTGACCGTGATTCCGGAAAACGGGCTGCTGCGCGCCGCAGGCGTCGAAATGCTCCATTCCTCCTTTTTCGAGGGAATGATTACCGCCATCATGATATTTTTCCTTATCCCGGGCATGGTGTACGGGTATGTGACGGGCTCGATTCGTTCGGATAAGGACGGTATCAAGCAGATGATCAGTTCGATGAGCCACATGGCGACGTATATCGTGCTGGTGTTTTTCGCGGCGCAGTTCGTGTACTACTTCGGTTACAGTAATCTCGGACTGATTATTGCGATCGAGGGAGCGAGTTTCCTCGGAAACATCGGACTGACCGGTATCCCGCTCATGCTGGCATTTATTGTGGTCAGTGCATTCATCAACATGTTCATGGGGTCGGCCTCCGCGAAGTGGGCCATCATGGCACCGGTATTCGTCCCGATGTTCATGCTGCTCGGTTACCATCCCGCGCTCACGCAGATGGTGTTCCGCATCGGCGATTCCCTGACCAATGTCATCACCCCGATGATGTCATATTTTGCGCTCATCGTAGCGTTTGCCGAGAAATATGACGAAGACTACGGTATCGGCACCATTATTTCCACCATGTTGCCGTATTCCATCGTGTTCGGATTGTTCTGGACGCTGCTGCTGATCGCATGGATGCTGCTCGGCCTCCCCGTGGGTCCCGACGGTCCCCTGCACTACACGGCAGGATAA
- a CDS encoding glutathione peroxidase, whose protein sequence is MRSILTTLFLFITIMTAMHAQDAQNVYDFTMTTIDGEEKALSDYRGDVLLIVNTASKCGFTPQYEGLQELNERYADRGLHVLGFPANNFGGQEPGSDAQIQEFCSTTYHVTFDMFSKISVAGEDKHPLYAYLTGATDFPGEIKWNFTKFLVDREGRVVARFETKVDPLDEAVTAAIEHALGE, encoded by the coding sequence ATGAGATCCATTCTTACGACCCTTTTTCTATTTATAACCATCATGACCGCCATGCATGCTCAGGATGCGCAAAACGTCTACGACTTTACGATGACGACGATTGACGGTGAGGAAAAAGCCCTATCCGATTACAGGGGCGACGTTCTGCTGATCGTCAATACCGCGTCAAAATGCGGGTTCACGCCGCAGTATGAAGGATTGCAGGAACTCAACGAACGCTATGCCGACAGGGGACTGCATGTGCTCGGATTTCCCGCGAATAATTTCGGGGGACAGGAGCCTGGCAGCGATGCACAGATCCAGGAATTCTGTTCGACCACGTATCATGTCACGTTTGATATGTTCAGCAAGATTTCCGTTGCCGGTGAAGACAAGCATCCGCTCTACGCATACCTGACCGGCGCCACGGATTTCCCGGGCGAAATCAAGTGGAACTTCACCAAGTTCCTCGTTGACCGCGAGGGCAGGGTCGTTGCCCGCTTCGAGACGAAAGTCGATCCTCTCGACGAAGCCGTAACCGCCGCCATCGAGCATGCGCTCGGTGAATAA
- a CDS encoding NUDIX hydrolase produces the protein MNGPFTVTKHDVMYDGRVFTIERDEVRHHSGYESVREVVRHNGGAVVVPLYANGDVLLIRQYRYPIDEEIIELPAGKLDEGEDPAVCAARELREETGCSAGSISKLTAMLTTPGFCSEVLHIYLAEQLSEGTQQLEQGEESIALLRIPLREALAMCADGRIRDGKTVTGLALAALRSGMMPLSEESGS, from the coding sequence ATGAACGGACCCTTTACCGTCACGAAACATGATGTCATGTATGACGGACGCGTGTTTACCATCGAACGTGACGAGGTACGCCATCACAGCGGATATGAAAGCGTGCGCGAAGTTGTGCGGCACAACGGCGGCGCCGTGGTCGTGCCGCTGTATGCAAACGGAGATGTGCTGCTGATCCGCCAGTACCGGTATCCCATCGACGAAGAGATCATTGAACTCCCCGCCGGCAAGCTTGATGAGGGAGAGGATCCTGCAGTATGCGCCGCCCGCGAGCTGCGGGAAGAAACCGGCTGCAGCGCCGGAAGCATCAGCAAGCTGACTGCCATGCTGACGACACCCGGGTTCTGCAGCGAGGTGCTGCATATCTACCTGGCGGAGCAGCTGAGCGAGGGAACGCAGCAGTTGGAACAGGGGGAAGAGAGTATTGCCCTTCTGCGCATTCCCCTGCGCGAGGCGCTGGCAATGTGTGCCGACGGACGCATCCGTGATGGGAAAACCGTCACCGGGCTTGCGCTCGCCGCATTGCGGAGCGGCATGATGCCGCTGTCAGAGGAGTCCGGATCGTAA
- a CDS encoding mechanosensitive ion channel family protein: MNILEFLLGDTALSILLSALLIIVLGVVAGKLLKLLLGLFSSKITKKTRSTLDDLLVGVLTDNSVPLFALLTSYWVLKWTHGMFPEEDVLLRKGLFLIYQGVYVVAALYVAYFMTKIVDAVVRWYLHEVASKTRTHLDDELAPLANRVLKVLVYLLALIIILNHFKQDISTLVVSLGVGSLAIALAAQETLANMIAGFVLMIDRPFRIGDRIRLPDGTIGNVKEIGIRSTRVIDDYQVMIITPNAEIVKSQIMNFSYPNDIVRFEVPFGVAYGTNLMEMRRIVLERINREEDIVEADTTEVRIMEMGDSSMNAILLCKIRNPNDIPRRKSDLLLIIYNTLYEHNIEIPFPQRVLHLAPALQKLMEEKKRLSD, encoded by the coding sequence ATGAACATACTCGAGTTTCTTCTCGGAGATACAGCACTATCAATTCTGCTTTCGGCCCTGCTCATCATCGTACTCGGTGTGGTGGCGGGGAAGCTGCTCAAGCTGCTGCTGGGACTGTTCAGCAGCAAAATAACAAAAAAAACACGCTCCACGCTCGACGATCTGCTCGTCGGCGTCCTCACCGACAACAGCGTGCCGCTGTTTGCACTGCTGACGTCGTACTGGGTGCTGAAATGGACGCACGGCATGTTCCCGGAAGAGGATGTGCTGCTGCGCAAGGGACTGTTCCTGATCTATCAGGGCGTCTACGTGGTCGCGGCATTGTATGTCGCCTATTTCATGACGAAAATCGTCGATGCCGTCGTACGCTGGTATCTGCATGAGGTCGCAAGCAAAACCCGGACGCATCTCGATGACGAGCTCGCGCCGCTGGCCAATCGCGTCCTGAAAGTGCTCGTCTACCTTCTTGCCCTGATCATTATTCTCAACCATTTCAAGCAGGATATCAGCACGCTCGTTGTCTCGCTCGGAGTCGGTTCCCTCGCCATCGCGCTCGCGGCGCAGGAAACGCTGGCGAACATGATTGCCGGCTTCGTGCTCATGATCGATCGTCCTTTTCGCATCGGCGACCGCATCAGGCTGCCGGACGGCACCATCGGCAACGTGAAGGAAATCGGCATACGCTCGACACGTGTGATCGACGATTACCAGGTCATGATTATCACGCCGAATGCGGAAATCGTGAAAAGTCAGATCATGAACTTTTCCTACCCCAACGACATCGTGCGCTTCGAGGTCCCTTTCGGCGTGGCCTATGGCACGAATCTGATGGAGATGCGGCGTATCGTGCTCGAGCGCATCAACAGGGAAGAGGACATCGTCGAAGCCGACACGACGGAAGTGCGTATCATGGAAATGGGCGATTCTTCGATGAACGCCATCCTTCTGTGCAAAATCCGGAATCCGAACGATATCCCGCGAAGGAAGAGTGACCTGCTGCTGATCATTTACAACACGCTCTATGAGCACAATATCGAAATCCCCTTCCCGCAGCGTGTCCTGCACCTGGCCCCGGCTCTGCAGAAGCTGATGGAAGAGAAAAAACGCCTGTCGGACTAA
- a CDS encoding alanine racemase, with translation MGTMPYDSIRTPTLLLDEAVCRRNIRRMAEKARAGQCRFRPHFKTHQSLHVGRLFRAEGVRSIAVSSVRMAEYFAGDGWEDITIAFPVNLRELPAINRLAARVRLQLLVESAESVRALCSQLRHRVEVVLKIDAGYGRTGIAHGNMQKLHKVAGEIDRCDSLALVGLLAHGGENYHAHSVTEMRENFTRTRDRLLDCARALRDRYPALYVSVGDTPGCSIAEDFDGIDEIRPGNFVFFDVMQQQLGVCEAADIAVALAVPVVALHPERNEIVVFGGAVHLSREAGHDEEGQHFGQVVLLTDDGWSPPLPGTRVIRLSQEHGIIHSTGEILDLLHVGALLAILPVHSCLTAECMRGYRALSGNAVDHLAGLPFPASFPAEDSDTPSVSQTR, from the coding sequence GTGGGCACAATGCCGTACGACAGTATCCGTACACCGACACTGCTTCTCGATGAAGCAGTGTGCCGCCGGAATATCCGGCGCATGGCGGAAAAAGCCCGTGCCGGCCAGTGCCGTTTCCGTCCCCATTTCAAAACCCATCAATCCCTGCATGTCGGACGCCTGTTCCGCGCCGAAGGCGTGCGCAGCATTGCTGTTTCTTCGGTTCGGATGGCGGAGTATTTCGCCGGCGACGGCTGGGAGGATATCACGATCGCCTTCCCGGTAAACCTGCGCGAGCTGCCGGCGATCAACCGTCTCGCCGCACGCGTGCGCCTGCAGCTGCTTGTGGAATCGGCGGAAAGCGTCCGCGCGCTCTGTTCGCAGCTCCGGCACCGGGTCGAGGTGGTGCTGAAAATCGACGCCGGGTATGGCAGGACGGGCATTGCGCACGGAAATATGCAGAAACTGCATAAGGTCGCCGGGGAAATTGACCGCTGCGACTCGCTCGCGCTCGTTGGACTCCTCGCGCATGGCGGAGAAAATTACCATGCGCACAGCGTCACGGAGATGCGGGAAAATTTCACGCGTACCCGTGACCGCCTGCTTGACTGCGCACGCGCGCTGCGTGACAGGTATCCCGCCCTCTATGTCTCCGTCGGCGATACGCCGGGATGTTCGATCGCTGAGGATTTCGATGGCATTGACGAGATCCGTCCCGGCAACTTCGTGTTTTTCGACGTCATGCAGCAGCAGCTCGGCGTCTGCGAAGCAGCGGACATTGCGGTGGCGCTTGCGGTCCCCGTCGTGGCCCTGCACCCCGAACGCAATGAGATCGTGGTGTTTGGTGGCGCCGTCCATCTTTCGCGCGAGGCTGGCCACGATGAAGAGGGACAGCATTTCGGACAGGTCGTACTGCTGACGGACGATGGCTGGTCGCCTCCGCTGCCCGGAACGCGCGTCATACGGCTGTCACAGGAGCATGGTATCATCCACAGTACAGGTGAGATACTCGATCTGCTGCATGTCGGAGCGCTGCTGGCGATTCTGCCCGTTCATTCCTGCCTCACCGCCGAGTGCATGCGGGGATATCGCGCGCTGAGCGGCAACGCGGTGGATCATCTGGCCGGTCTTCCATTCCCCGCCAGCTTCCCTGCGGAGGATTCCGATACACCATCCGTTTCACAAACCCGGTAG
- a CDS encoding dipeptidase, whose protein sequence is MTQISDRVLSLISRHPVIDIHSDYAIELFRAAEEGRRDALFEEHLPRLQAGGVSMEVLTVGGDFDIDVLKLWDARLVRGIIDETCRQIAAHDDFHLVLGSEDLLRAEKREGWSFMLAFEGIRCIEDIAALRLMHSAGVRAVILTHNERNLAADGCSEPAPGGLSNFGRSVVREMQNLHMILDLVHLSDPSFFDALEHYGLPPLVSHSNARALCPHRRNLTDEQIRLIGAREGVIGLNFLGMFIDEDRSLATPDRLADHAVHIAELIGPQCLALGPDYADYYMDAMSKWLRRDNLPDDLLTFIHGAESVDRLPVFIDALARRGFSDDELTGIVGGNALRLYGRILSGGH, encoded by the coding sequence ATGACGCAGATATCCGATCGCGTCCTTTCGCTCATCTCCCGGCATCCCGTCATCGATATCCATTCCGACTACGCGATTGAACTGTTCCGCGCAGCAGAGGAGGGTCGGCGCGACGCACTGTTTGAAGAGCACCTGCCGCGTCTGCAGGCGGGAGGCGTCAGCATGGAAGTCCTCACCGTGGGCGGAGATTTCGATATTGATGTACTCAAGCTCTGGGACGCACGCCTCGTCCGCGGCATTATCGATGAAACATGCCGACAGATCGCGGCGCATGACGATTTCCATCTCGTACTCGGCAGTGAAGACCTCCTTCGTGCAGAGAAGCGGGAGGGTTGGAGTTTCATGCTCGCATTCGAGGGCATCCGCTGCATCGAGGATATTGCAGCCCTGCGCCTGATGCACAGCGCCGGAGTCCGCGCCGTCATCCTCACGCACAATGAGCGCAATCTCGCGGCGGACGGCTGCAGCGAGCCCGCACCGGGTGGACTCTCGAATTTCGGCCGCTCCGTAGTTCGGGAAATGCAGAATCTGCATATGATACTCGACCTCGTGCACCTGTCGGACCCATCCTTCTTCGACGCGCTCGAACATTACGGCCTGCCACCCCTCGTCTCGCACAGCAACGCCCGCGCACTCTGTCCCCATCGCCGGAATCTGACGGACGAGCAGATTCGTCTCATCGGTGCGCGTGAAGGGGTTATCGGACTCAACTTCCTCGGCATGTTCATCGATGAAGACCGCAGCCTGGCAACACCCGACCGCCTCGCCGATCATGCCGTGCATATCGCCGAACTTATCGGTCCGCAATGCCTCGCCCTCGGACCGGATTACGCCGATTATTACATGGACGCCATGAGCAAATGGCTGCGAAGGGACAATCTCCCCGATGACCTGCTCACCTTTATCCATGGAGCGGAATCCGTCGACAGGCTCCCCGTGTTTATCGACGCACTCGCCCGCCGCGGCTTCAGTGACGATGAACTCACGGGTATTGTCGGGGGGAATGCGCTTCGGTTGTACGGGCGGATATTATCTGGTGGGCACTAA
- the blaOXA gene encoding class D beta-lactamase yields MKSRMLLLFSTILFVCTLSPQPLFAADKAQGDPEEVFRKYEVEGCFVLCPIGSDDCFRLNAERCGQRFIPASTFKIVNSMIALETGAVESTEEILPWDGTEHWIKSWNQDQDMEHAFQRSCVWFYQELARRIGQERMDQYLAKSNYGNMSTAGGIDRFWLDGGLLISAEEQIAMLRRLDAETLPFAADVQRTVKRLMVLERGDNYILSGKTGLGKNGEAWVGWLVGFIESGGTKYCYALNIESPDITLKQIASLRHTVLRDILTARGLM; encoded by the coding sequence ATGAAATCAAGAATGCTCCTGCTGTTTTCCACAATACTGTTTGTCTGCACCCTATCTCCTCAGCCTCTATTTGCTGCGGATAAGGCACAGGGAGATCCAGAAGAGGTGTTCAGGAAGTATGAGGTTGAGGGCTGCTTCGTTCTCTGTCCCATCGGCAGCGACGACTGCTTCCGCCTGAACGCCGAACGCTGCGGACAGCGGTTTATTCCGGCATCCACCTTCAAAATCGTGAATTCGATGATTGCGCTGGAAACCGGCGCAGTCGAGAGTACGGAAGAAATTCTACCGTGGGACGGCACCGAGCACTGGATCAAGTCGTGGAACCAGGACCAGGATATGGAGCATGCCTTTCAGCGCTCCTGCGTCTGGTTTTACCAGGAGCTTGCACGCCGCATCGGACAGGAGCGCATGGATCAATACCTCGCGAAAAGCAATTACGGGAATATGAGCACCGCCGGCGGTATTGATCGCTTCTGGCTGGATGGTGGACTGCTCATCTCTGCCGAAGAACAGATTGCGATGCTGCGCAGGCTCGATGCCGAAACGCTGCCCTTCGCAGCCGACGTACAGCGCACCGTCAAGCGGCTCATGGTACTCGAACGCGGCGATAACTACATCCTGTCCGGGAAAACCGGACTCGGGAAAAACGGCGAGGCCTGGGTGGGCTGGCTGGTCGGCTTCATCGAAAGCGGCGGCACGAAATACTGCTACGCACTGAACATCGAATCCCCCGACATCACACTCAAGCAAATCGCCAGCCTCCGCCATACCGTCCTCCGCGACATCCTCACCGCCCGCGGACTAATGTAG
- a CDS encoding DUF309 domain-containing protein, translating to MRDPQFSDAQRRDFLHGVALFNEGLYWHAHEAWEAAWLPMGDGAEDDAEIFLRALIQLASALHLKRIGRYKGARNQFTKAASKFAVMPPWLMQMDIAALRLFAVHQRERFSEDLICLLRMRSDNPSV from the coding sequence CTGCGCGATCCGCAATTCAGCGATGCGCAGCGACGTGATTTTCTTCATGGCGTCGCGCTGTTCAATGAGGGACTCTACTGGCATGCGCATGAGGCCTGGGAGGCGGCCTGGCTGCCGATGGGTGACGGAGCGGAAGACGATGCAGAAATTTTTCTGCGTGCGCTGATTCAGCTGGCCTCTGCACTGCATCTCAAACGCATCGGCCGGTACAAGGGCGCAAGAAATCAGTTCACCAAGGCCGCAAGCAAATTCGCCGTCATGCCCCCATGGCTGATGCAGATGGATATCGCCGCATTGCGACTGTTCGCCGTGCATCAGCGTGAACGATTTTCGGAAGATCTGATCTGCCTGCTCAGGATGCGGTCCGACAACCCCTCGGTCTGA
- a CDS encoding PAS domain S-box protein codes for METDQYQILLVEERDADAQLIEEALLQCSLPCVVTHTRRLSDALAQSQTTVFDVVMMDLFLSDSQGLDTFVAMRSNAPEVPMILLADADGIEMTAEAAKKGAEDLLHKDEISPAILGKTLTHAIERKRHELELQRQKEFYENLLHDANVWVEALDRKGNVILWNRGAERITGYAAGKLLRNRRRWELLYPDPAVREHMLEQFQLLIAEDQNLSDMETEIQTAAGERRIVSWNSNIIRGQKGQTVGCMFVGNDVTERRASEQQISRSEDRFRILADLTSDYVYSSGVNEAGDIITEWVEGAFQQITGFEPEEIIGLPGIWHDLLHPGDRKQMETFLDRLRVGEPVTFEYRIRSKHGRTVWLRDHVSAVWDSGGKIVGMHGAVQDISQQRDAEESLLKEQEKLRGIIENAADGIMLMDENARVIEWSPAMVRITGIPRDEAIGSYYWDIQARLALPEDHAAYDVREQTRQLIEEYLVTEQSNWINKLSDRWILRSDGERRYIEMASFPVRSSQGLLTGSVTRDITEVKLAEMDLAEKNRQLQTLIQAIPDMVYFKDDHLHNIIANEAFASWLGKSIGQVVGKQDSDLLPDELAVSREENDRHVLESGRPRRREEVSRSSKDGGIQYFDTVRVPLKNADGKASGLVGVSRDITERKVAELLLEEQNRELKERNQELDTYTHSVAHDLKNPLSLILGYAEMVQTEGEELDVEEIREYMGNILFNGRKMISIINALLLLASVRKEEIATEFLDMRQIVDDAIRRMQKLANESDVSLILPDTWINAVGFPAWIEEVWVNYIGNAIKHGGKGVTVEIGMEREGSMVRYFVRDNGQGIAEEHFNDLFLPFTRLSQAKTEGHGLGLSIVRRIVEKLGGVVDVSSKLGVGSTFSFTLPGDFPAEQ; via the coding sequence ATGGAAACAGACCAGTACCAGATACTTCTTGTCGAAGAGCGCGATGCTGATGCCCAGCTCATCGAGGAAGCACTGCTGCAGTGTTCCCTCCCCTGTGTCGTGACGCATACGCGTCGGCTCTCGGACGCGCTCGCGCAGTCGCAGACAACAGTGTTCGATGTCGTGATGATGGACCTTTTCCTCAGCGACAGCCAGGGGCTCGACACCTTCGTCGCAATGCGCAGCAACGCACCTGAAGTGCCCATGATACTGCTGGCGGATGCTGACGGCATTGAGATGACGGCGGAGGCTGCAAAAAAAGGTGCGGAAGATCTGCTGCACAAGGATGAGATAAGTCCGGCTATCCTTGGGAAAACGCTCACGCACGCCATTGAGCGCAAACGGCATGAACTCGAGCTGCAGCGGCAGAAGGAGTTTTATGAAAACCTTCTGCACGATGCGAACGTGTGGGTCGAGGCGCTCGACAGGAAGGGAAATGTCATTCTCTGGAACCGCGGCGCGGAACGTATTACCGGGTATGCCGCAGGTAAGCTGTTGCGGAACCGCAGACGCTGGGAACTGCTGTATCCTGATCCCGCCGTGCGCGAGCACATGCTCGAGCAGTTTCAGCTGCTGATCGCCGAGGATCAGAATCTTTCCGACATGGAAACCGAGATTCAGACGGCGGCAGGCGAGCGCCGTATTGTTTCATGGAATTCGAATATCATCAGGGGACAGAAAGGGCAGACGGTCGGCTGCATGTTCGTGGGGAACGATGTGACCGAGCGCCGGGCGTCCGAACAGCAGATTTCCCGCAGCGAAGACCGTTTCCGCATCCTGGCGGATCTCACCAGTGACTATGTCTATTCTTCCGGCGTCAACGAGGCGGGGGATATCATTACGGAGTGGGTGGAAGGTGCGTTCCAGCAGATTACGGGATTTGAGCCGGAGGAAATCATCGGGCTCCCGGGGATCTGGCATGATCTTCTGCACCCGGGCGACAGGAAACAGATGGAAACGTTTCTCGACCGGTTGCGCGTCGGTGAACCTGTTACCTTCGAGTACCGCATACGATCGAAGCACGGACGAACGGTATGGCTGCGCGATCATGTCTCCGCGGTATGGGACAGTGGCGGGAAAATTGTCGGCATGCACGGTGCGGTGCAGGATATATCGCAGCAGCGCGATGCGGAAGAATCCCTGCTGAAAGAGCAGGAAAAACTGCGCGGTATCATCGAGAACGCCGCCGACGGCATCATGCTGATGGACGAAAATGCGCGCGTGATTGAATGGAGTCCGGCAATGGTACGCATCACCGGCATCCCGCGCGATGAGGCCATCGGCAGCTACTACTGGGATATCCAGGCCCGGCTGGCGCTGCCCGAAGACCATGCCGCCTACGATGTGCGCGAACAGACGCGGCAGCTCATCGAGGAATATCTTGTGACAGAACAATCGAACTGGATCAACAAGCTCTCGGACCGCTGGATCCTGCGATCGGATGGCGAACGCCGCTACATTGAAATGGCATCTTTCCCGGTGCGGAGTTCACAGGGACTGCTCACCGGCAGTGTCACGCGCGATATCACCGAGGTCAAACTCGCAGAGATGGATCTTGCGGAGAAGAACCGCCAGCTGCAGACCCTGATTCAGGCCATTCCCGACATGGTGTATTTCAAGGACGATCATCTGCACAACATCATCGCAAACGAGGCATTCGCCAGCTGGCTCGGGAAGAGCATCGGGCAGGTCGTGGGGAAACAGGACAGTGATCTGCTCCCGGATGAACTCGCCGTGTCACGTGAAGAAAACGACCGGCACGTGCTCGAAAGCGGTCGTCCCCGACGCAGGGAGGAAGTTTCCCGAAGCAGCAAGGACGGCGGCATACAGTATTTCGACACTGTTCGCGTCCCCTTGAAAAACGCTGACGGGAAGGCCTCAGGGCTCGTCGGCGTCAGCCGCGACATCACCGAACGCAAGGTTGCGGAACTGCTGCTCGAAGAGCAGAACAGGGAACTCAAGGAAAGGAACCAGGAACTCGATACCTACACGCATTCCGTCGCGCATGATCTGAAAAACCCGCTCAGCCTCATCCTGGGCTATGCGGAGATGGTGCAGACGGAAGGTGAGGAACTCGACGTGGAGGAGATTCGCGAGTACATGGGGAATATCCTCTTCAATGGACGCAAGATGATTTCCATCATCAACGCGCTGCTGCTGCTCGCCAGTGTTCGCAAAGAGGAGATCGCCACGGAATTTCTTGATATGCGGCAGATCGTGGATGATGCGATACGGCGCATGCAGAAACTCGCCAACGAGTCAGACGTCAGCCTGATCCTCCCCGATACCTGGATCAATGCGGTCGGTTTCCCGGCATGGATTGAGGAAGTGTGGGTTAACTACATCGGGAACGCCATCAAGCATGGCGGAAAAGGTGTGACTGTGGAAATCGGCATGGAAAGGGAAGGCTCCATGGTCCGGTATTTCGTGCGGGACAATGGCCAGGGAATTGCAGAAGAGCATTTCAACGATCTTTTCCTTCCCTTCACCCGGCTCTCCCAGGCGAAAACGGAGGGACACGGACTCGGTCTCTCCATCGTGCGGCGTATCGTGGAAAAGCTTGGCGGCGTCGTGGATGTGTCATCCAAGCTCGGGGTGGGGAGCACGTTTTCATTTACACTGCCTGGGGATTTCCCGGCGGAGCAATAG